The Halotia branconii CENA392 region AGTTTTAAAGCTTAAGCTGAGGATAACTACAAAAGAAATTAGATATAAAACCGCAATTCGCCACTCAATCACCAAGATAAACACAAAAATTGCTAGCACGCGTACCAGTTTAGGAATCAACTGACCGGCAATTTCGGGATATGTCCAAGTATGATTAGAAATACCTTTTGCTACTCGTCCGGCAATACGCCCAGGGTTATTTTCATCATAAAATTCTAGGGGAAGAGTGAGAATTTTTTCGATAGCTGTTTGGTTTTTTTCTCGACGCGCCCTTAAGGTTATATCCCAGTGAAACCAACTAGTAACCCAAGGTTGTGTGGGCGCTTTAACTACGGTGACAATGAATATTAATCCCAGTAATATGCCTAAAGATAGAGGTTTATTTACTGGGGAATTGATATTTTCTGCAAAACCTGCGATCGCTACTTGTAGTGGTTTATCCAAAGGTTGATTAGACAGAACATTTAAAATCTGCCCAATCGCATAAGGAACAACCAAATCAATAATTTCGTAAATGCCGGATGCTGCAATACTAAAAATACTCAGCCTCCAGTAAGGACGGAAGTAATTGACAATATCTGTGAATTTTGCCATGATGCACCTTTCCAAGAGCGCGATCGTTGAGCTTGGAATCTACATGCTACATGCATACTACAACGTAGTCAAGAACCACAACCTTAAATCACTCTTAAGGAGTAGTTGATAGTTTGGCGGGAAAAAATTCCAAACGATAACGGTAAAGGGCAACTGGTCGAGAATTTGCGATAAAATAATCAGGATCTTGGGGTGAAAGATAAACAGCAGTCACTTGATCTGCTAATATTGCTGGACTTGATTGAGCAAGTTTTTGGTAAGCGGTAGTAGATTCTACTGAATTGAAATAAGGGCGGGAACCACCTTTAAATAATTGTTGAAATACTTCTGTAGTAATGAACTTACCATCAGAGGTAGTTTCTGTGTTACGTGCGGTAACAATAGAAATTAATTGACGTTCTCCACGCAAAAACGTGATCTGGCGGTTAGGCGAATCTGGATCTACCTTAGTAGATAAAACAGCTTTGTCACCTAAATAAGCTCTTGCCAAATTCAAGCTATTAAACGCTCTGTCTGCTACTAAAATTACTGATTGATTATCTACTTTAGGAATAAATTTTAATCCAGTAATAGAAGGTTTTTCTAAAACAAATCTGACTAAAAAACTTACAGGCTGATTTAATTGTTGACGATTACCTTCAAATCCAGGTGTGACGATATCTGGCGCTAAAGGTGCAACCAAATCTACCAAAGTACTTGTAACTTGCCAAGAACCTGCCATCCAATTAGGATAAATCAAATCTCCTGAAGCTGGCTGTACTGAAGTCAATTTTTCCCACTGAGGAAAGTGTGCTAGACGTTGGGATAATTCTCCTGCTGTAGCTTTTCCACTTCCACTTAGTAGGAATAAAACAATTAAACAAAAACTCCAAATCGACCTCATAGCAAGTATTCAAATTTTAGTAAGCTGATGAGCCTTCAAATTGAATAAAATCAGAGCTAAAGCCTTTACTACAAGCAAATCATTCTAGAAAAACAAATGATGATTAGCTGCTCAAATCACAAAGTTTCAATAGGTAAAGGTTGCCAAATTTCTCCATACTGCTCTTTTAAAGCTTGCCAAGCTTCCACTTGACCTGGTTCGTATTCTCCTGGTTTACCCCACTGCAAAAATAAGCTTAAAGCAGACTCTTGTTTCTCATCTAAAAACCGAATGGCATAAGTTGTAAAATTTCCTCTTTTCGCTTCACCTGTTTCAAGTTTGACTTGAGTAATTTTATCCATATTCAAGTGAAACTCAAAGCCTTCGGTGTGCATATTGGCATACTTACCTTTGAGCAATTCGGCATAAAATAGTTTTTCTATTTTGCCGCGTACTTCTAATACAGCAGCACTACTAGTAACAATTAATCGCAAAGTCCCTAGAGTTTCACAAGCTTCTAAAAAGTCTTTCAAAGTATTACTCATAATTTTTAATCAGGAGTTAAATATTTATTGAGGAAGTATTCATACCAATTTTACGTGAGGTTGGGCTTTATTCTCACGACTTGTTGGGCATATCTGAATTTCAACTGAGGCCAAAAATCAAAGCGGCTTTTGAGTAGGTATACCAGCACTACGGGGAAACTTAGCTGGTGTAGTTGCTACTTTACGTAAATACAAACAGTGACGGATACTCTCACTAAGAGGAGTTGTAAATTTTTCTATGGATTCAATTATGCCACCTAACTGGTTAACAGCATTTTCCAGAGTAACTGTTTCATCTTCTGTCCAATTACCACGGTAGATTACAGCTAAACCGCCCTGTTTGAGTAACGGTAGTGTATATTCTGCACACACCGAAGCCGACCCTACAGCACGTATTAAAGCTAGGTCATAGGCTTTTCGGTGTTGGGGTTGTTGTCCTATTTCTTCGGCTCTACCAATCAGAGTTTCGGTATTAGTCAATGCAAGTTCATTCAAGATTTTTTCGAGAAAAACAATTTTTTTCCGAGTTGAATCCATCAGAGTAATTTTGCAATTGGGGACAGCAATTCCTATGGGAATACCAGGAAAACCTGCACCTGTGCCAATATCAATCACAGATGCATTCTCTGGAAGAGACGGGATAAATTGCCCTTGTAGCGCAATTCCCCGCAAAGAATCCCAAAGATGCTTTTCCCAAAACTCTTGGGGGTCAGTGATGCGAGTTAAATTAAACTGCCGATTACCTGCCAAAATTAATTCATACAGCTTTTGAAATTGTACTTGCTGTTGAGGATTGGGTTGCCAATTTAGAGTTTGCTGCCAAATTTCTGTCATTTCTGGCAGCAAGGGAGTTATTGAGTTTGTCATTACTCAGTGGTCAATAATTAAAAGTTATTCTCGCTGCTCCTGGTCACTGAGCGTAGTCGAAGTGCTGCTTTCTTGCCTTTTCAACTTCATGCTGCTGGTTGGGGTTCCTTCATTTTGGCTCTTAATACAGCTGGCTCGACTGATTGTAATTCACCGTGGTTGAGTGTCCAACAACTATCTGCGATCGCTAGCATATCACCAGCATCATGTGTCACTACCAACAGTGTCCAATCTTGTTTAAGTTTTGCCAGTAAATTTACTAGTTGGCGACGCATTGACCAATCCAATCCGGCTGTTGGTTCATCCAGTAACAATAAATTTGGCTGGCGAATTAATTGTACAGCCAAAGCCAAACGCCGCTGCTGACCACCACTCATTGCATGAGGTGCTACCGAAAGTGATAAATGATCTAATCCTACTTCGATCAATGCTTGTCTAACTCGCTCTGACCCTAACTCAGGATGCCCTAAACGCAATTCCTCTAAAATCGTACCACCGCAAAAGTGACGCTCTGGAAATTGAAACACCAACCCAGCCAATTGCTGTAGCTGTTCGGCTATCAGTTCTTGTTCTCGCCAGAAAACCCCACCAGAGGTTGGTTCGGCCAGTCCCGATAAAATTTCTAGGAGAGTACTTTTGCCGGAACCACTAGGACCAATAATTAAACCCAGTTTTTGGGGCGGTAATTCTAAATTGATTGATTTGAGAATCGCTGAAGGGCAAGCTGTGGGATGATAAGTAAGATTTCTGAGATAGAGCATTTATTTAAAATTACCAAGAATTTGGCGAATAACTCATTAATTAAGATTTAGCTACACTAAAAACATTACATTTGCATTCAGACTTTAATTTAGCAGCAAAAGTTCGGTTGTCTTCTTTTATTGTGGCAGACTACCCACTAAATAAGAGCTACACCAAATTATGGGAACTTGAAAAAATTACCAAGGTCAATCTTAATAGAATTTTTTGGCTGAAACAGAAGTAAATTAAAACTAGATTTTTTGTATCTTAAATAACATATACAACTCTTTCAACCGCAATTTCCCTGAGGACTGTAATGATTGAACGGTTTTCTATTTCCCAACCAAGGGTGTTTTCTAGACTCACCAGACTGACTCAGATAACTTTGAGCGCTGCTTTTGCACTTAATCTATGGGCAAATCCATCTCTTGCTGGCGATCCATTTCGGACTAGAGAACCTCATAAAATTGGCGACAAAACAGAAGCAGCTTTTAAAGCTATTTTCCAACAGGGCGACTATCCAGCGGCACAGCGTTACTTAAAAGAAGCACTATCTAGTGAATCAAATGAGCCTCTAGCTTATGCTATGAGAGCATCTTTAGCGTACACTAATAACGATTTTGCTGCATTAGATGATTACAGTCGCAAAACCCTAGAAACTGGAGAAAAGCTAATTGAGGCTGATCCATTAAGAGGCAATTTATACACTGCTGTTGGTCATTTTTTTGAAGGGGCAGCAGTTCTAAATCGTGAAGGTACAGTTAAAGGAGCGCCAAAAGCTTTAAGTAGGCTACGGCAAGTCTATCAATATTTAGACAAAGCAGAAGCGATCGCTCCTAAAGATCCAGAATTGAATTTGGTTAAAGGCTATATGGATGTAATGTTAGCCGTGAGTCTACCTTTTGCCAATCCGGATGAAGCAATTCAACGACTAGAGACAAATGCGGCTCCTGAGTATTTAGCTAATCGCGGTATTGCCCTTGCTTATCGGGATTCAAAACAGTACTCTCAGGCATTGGATTATGCTAACCGGGCTTTAAAATCAACATCAGACAATCCAGAAATTTATTATCTCAAAGCCCAAATCCTCAAGGAAAAGGGTAAAAAAGAAAAAAGCCAGCAAATGATGCAAGAAGCGATCGCTAATTTTGACAAAGCCCTCACTAAAAAATCCCAACTTCCAGCCAATTTAGTCAAACAAATTGAAAGTGAACGTAATGGTGCTGTTAATGGTCTCAAAAATTTAGGTGGCTAATTGAATATAGGGCACTTGTACTGAGCGTAGCCGAAGTATGGGGCATGGGGCATAGGCGATTTATTGTTTCCTATACCCTGTTCCTCATTTTTAGATAGAATTATCTGTAAAGTATTAAAAATTAAATTGATTCAAACATATTTACGAGGCGATATCCTCTTGTATACAAAGGAACTGGAGCATTAGGATTCTGCTTGCCTTTAGATTGTTTAATACTTTCATCAAATACAATTAGCGTTTCTTTACCAACCTTTAGCCACTCTTCATAAGGCACACTCATATCTGCTTCAATACCATCTACACTAGGCGCTACCATTGCCCGATAGGCTTCATTGAATTTTCTACGGAACCGGAAATCTAAAGAAATTCTCAGTCCTTCAGCTTTTCTTCTGACTGTTTGGTGTAATCCACGGGCATCATTAAAATACATAGTACCCTGTTGCAGTTGTGCCTCTGTGTAAGAAACAACCATTGGAATATCTTGACCTTCGTTGAAATCTGACATTACTCGCATCGCCTCTAGTTCCATTTGGCGGGGCATTTCACCGGCTTCAATAGTTATATTATTAATGTCACCAAATAATGGCAAAACTACCACAGTTGCATCAGCAGGAACACCTGCCCACACGTCGCTATGACATTTTGAACTAGTAAAAGGTAAGCGCAGCTTTTCTGCATCAGTCTGACCATAAACCATACGTAAATTTACTGGTAAATCTACGGCATCAATCAAGTCATTTGCTCCCAGTTGACAGAAAGCTTCAGCAACACTTTTTTGAAAAAGGTTAAATGCCAGAGTATGCTCTCGTTTGGGCATTAATAAACCAGTCCCAGTATAGTTAGGCAAATTATTTCTTGCTTCTAACAATCGCTCAAGCATTTCAGCTTCCGAAAGAATAATAGGACTATTGAGACATGCTGAGATATAACCTGCGGCTGCAACTCGGATTTGTTGGAATAACTCAGGCTTTAATGTGTGTTCAAATAGCAGTCTATAATCGCGCCTTGTAGCAATTCTATCTGCAAGTTCATCAAATAGCTGATCACCAAGCCAAGAAAATGCGATCGCCCGATCATCTTGTAATTGATCATGTACTAATGCTTCTGTTAAAAGTCCTTCTGTCATCATCTTTTCCAAATAACTTATCTGTTCAAAGTTAGTTCGTTGTTACAAACGAATGCTTTATTAAAAACTAACTATTTTTATTTGCTTTATCTTCGTAAAAATTACTGTTTACTTTTGATGTTTAGCTTCAGCAGAACATTAAATATTGGTGCTTTTAGTGAAATCTCTATAAAGCTTAAATTACCAACATAGAAAATATATTGAAAAAATATAAAGTAAAGCTTTAATTTTGCCAATTTTGTTTAAGGAATAAAAAAGTTGAGCGTAGTTAAGTTGTTGATGTCTGATGTCTACTATATTTTCTAGTCAAAAATAAACTTAGTAAAAAATTAAGTAAAAATAACATTCACACACAAAACTAGTAAATGTTAAAACTAAACTCATTCAGCAGATATATTTAGGATGATTAAAATATATATTTCCAAAATAAAAATAACCAAGTAAAAATGTCAATGTTCAATAATAAAAACTTAACTAAAAACCTATATAATCACACAGCATCAGATTGGGTTAGAGAACAAGCTATTTCTCTCTCAGATTTTACAGCACGTCCTTTTGTACTAGAAATGTGTGAGCCTATTAATCAAATGCAAGTCCTCGATTTAGGCTGTGGTGAAGGGTATTGCAGTCGAGAATTATGCCGACGTGGGGCTGCACAAGTATATGGAATAGACCTTTCTCAAAGCATGATTGAAGCAGCACGCTTGCAAGAATCAAAAGATGCTCTAGGTATTAAATATGAAATAGGATGTGCTACTAATCTCCAACAGTTTGGTAATGGCGAAATAGACTTGGTTGTTGCAGTTTTTTTGTTTAATTATTTGACAACTGCTCAGACCCAAGAATGTATGACAGAAATTGCACGAGTACTTCGTCCTGGTGGTCGATTTGTATTCAGTGTTCCTCATCCATCTTTTCCCTTTATGCGAGAGCCAGCATATCCATTCTATTTTCAAGTTGAAAATAAAGGCTACTTTAGCAAACGAGATCAACAATTCCCCGGTCGTATTTGGAAACGGGATAATTCTTGGCTAAATGTGCAATTGATTCACAAAACTCTGGAAGATTACTTTAATGCTCTGAAGTTTGCCACTTTCAATACGATGCCAATTCTAAAAGAATTACGTGTGACTCCAGAACACGTTGCATTAGATGAAGCATTCTTTAGTCCTTTGCTTGATATACCTCTCCATTTAGCAATACAAGTATCGAAATAAATATTATGTCATCCTTAATAAAACATTCTTTTGGTGAAATCACGCTTAATCATCCTCTATGGAATCATCAGTTCCTGACTCGTTGTAGTACTGGAAATTTATCCCTTACAGATGTACAGATACTAGCTGTGCAGATGTACAAATTTTCTAAGGAATTTAATCGTATTTTAGCCAGTATCTTGTCTTGTTGCCCAGATGACGCTGCTCAGTTAGTCATCTTAGAGAATCTATTTGATGAAATGGGACAAGGAGATATAAGTCAATCTCATCCAGAATTGTTTCGTCGATTTACCCGCGCACTTGGTATTGATGACAGCACTTTAGCAGCACTACCAACTACACCAGAAACTCGTGCTTTAATTGAAACTTACTTAAGGATTCCATATCAATATGGCTACTTAGCCGCCTTAGGTGCAGTCTGTTATGCTTCCGAAGGAATTGTTAGCTCTTTATACACGCAACTATATAAGGGAATTGTCGGAACTGCCCCCTTACCCAAAGAATCCCTGATTTTTTTTGAAGTTCATATTGATGTGGATGATAGTCATGCTGCAAAATTAGCAGCAGTAATTGAACCTCATATCACTATGAGTAATGAGGATATCAATATTAAGGTCAAGCTAGCTATTGTAGAAGCAATGGATGCCCGCGTTCAATTTTTTAATGGAATTGAACGTCAAATTTCTAACTATAATTTCTGTCCTCCTCCTTCACTTCTTTTGAATACATAACTTTAGATAAAGGAAAAGGGTGTAAATACTGATGCATATATACCTAATTATAGCATTAAAATTCAAAAAATGAGTGTTAGTTTTCTCGGATTTAAAGCTATAAATATTAACCGTTGAAAATTTTGTCATTTAAACAACTGCTGTAGTAATTAAATTGACAAATAAGTTGGGTATAAGTTGGAGGAGGCTTCTATGTATGGATTGGTAAATAAGGCGATTCATGATATGGTATGTAATCGCTTTGGTGAAGAAGTTTGGCAAGAAATTAAGCAGAAATCCGAGGTAAATGTAGAAGTTTTCATTAGTATGGAAGGCTATCCTGATGATGTGACTCATAGGTTAGTGAAAGCAGCTAGTATTGTTTTAGGTTTATCTGCTTCAGAGATTATGCAAGCCTTCGGAGAATTTTGGGTGCAATATACATCCGAAGAAGGCTATGGCGAGATGATGGATATGAGTGGGGAGACACTACCTGAGTTTTTAGAAAATCTAGACAATCTTCATGCTCGTGTGGGAGTTAGCTTTCCTAAGCTTCAACCTCCATCGTTTGAGTGTAGCGATATGGAGGAAGATTCTCTAAGTTTACACTATCGCTCTAGCAGAGAGGGGCTAACTCCAATGATTGTTGGCTTGGTCAAGGGTTTGGGAACAAGGTTTGAAACAGAAGTTGATATCACCCAAACTCAGAGTCGAGATGATGGTGCTGAACACGATGAGTTTTTAGTGAAATATAAACCACACTGAGGGCTACAAAAATGGTTCCTCCTCACCTCACTCTTTCGCCAGAATTATTTGCCAGGGCTTTTCCATTCCATTTTGCATTTAATCGTAAGCGAGAAATTTTGCAGGCTGGAGATGTTTTAGAGCGTGTCAGTTCTAGCTCATTAGTTGGCAGTCAAATTGAACAGCATTTTAATATTAATCGTCCAAATATTGCAGTTGATTTTGACACCATTAATAAAAAATCACGCTCTCTTTTTCTTTTGGAATTTATCCATAATGGAATGCATCTCAAGGGTCAAATGATATATCAGCAAGACCAGGAAGTTATCTTTTTTCTAGGCTCTCCTTGGGTAACTGATACAGCCAGCCTAGCTCCTCTTGGCATTAAACTGAAAGATTTTGCAATTCATGACCCAATTACTGATTTTCTCTTTCTATTACAAGCTAAAAATGCTGCTCTAGCTGATACTGAAAAATTAACTACAGAACTCACCCATCAACGTACAGAATTGCAGAGTACGCTAAAAATTAAGGAGCATCTAACTAAAATTGCCCAAATGCAGGCTCAAAAACTGGAACAATCTCTTGAAGAACTCCAGAAAACCCAAGCCCAATTGATTCAGGCTGAAAAAATGTCCAGTTTAGGACAATTAGTTGCAGGAATAGCTCACGAGATTAACAATCCAGTTAACTTCATTTATGGCAATTTAAAATACATTAATGATTATACTAAAGACTTACTAAAGCTCGTGCTTCTTTATCAAAAATTTTATAAAAATCCTGAACCAGAAATTCAAAGTTTTATCAAAGTCATTGATTTAGATTTTGTACTTGACGACTTGCCTAAAATTATAAATTCTATGCAAGTAGGAACCGAACGTATCACAGAAATTGTTTTATCTCTGCGTAACTTTTCTCGTCTTGATGAGGCAGATATGAAAAGGGTTGATATTCATCAAGGTATTGATAGTACATTACTAATTCTACAGAGTCGGCTTAAAGAAAAAGCTGAACATTGTAAAATTGAAGTTGTCAATAATTATGGAAATTTACCTTTAGTCGATTGTTATCCTGGTCAACTAAATCAAGTATTCATGAATATTCTTAGTAATGCAATTGATGCATTAGATAGCCGTAACAGTGAATGTTCTATTACAGAAATTCGAGATAATCCTAATAAAATTACAATTACTACAGAAGTTTTAAAAACAAATTGTATTGCTGTCCGAATTGCTGATAATGGTTTAGGTATGACAGAAGCAGTTAAAAAACGACTGTTTGATCCATTTTTTACAACTAAACCTGTAGGTAAGGGTACAGGCTTGGGTTTATCAATCAGCTATCAGATTGTAGTGGAAAAGCATAAGGGAAAATTAAAGTGTGTATCACAACTCGGTAAGGGTACAGAGTTTTGTATTGAAATACCTTTATCGACAAACGATCAAGCTGCTAATTATTTTCAATCACTCAGTTTGGTTTAATAAATATCCTGACTTTGATATGCTGGTTTTCAGTGAGAGTAGTTGAGATATTTGACCGAAATGCAAATTCAGTTCCGCGAATTTAATCCATTTGATGTATGGATTTGGCTGAAATTTAGCACCATACCTTCGGGGCAGGAAAAGCAATATGTGGAAGAGGTTTTCAATTCCTGGTTTTATCTAGGTAAATTGGGTGCTTTTAATGCCGAAAATCTCCAGGTACAAGAAACAGGAGTTGATCTGAGCTACACGCCTTATGATCCGCAAGGGTATGACAAAAGCTTGCTAGCGCTAATGCACAACATGGGTGAGCTTGAATATGAAGGACAATGGGCGCGTTGCTGGTTTGACTTGGGAACTAGTGATGCGATCGCTTTGGATATTCTCATTAATGCCCTAACACAGCTAAGTGAGGAATATGTAGCTATTGAAGAATTGTACCTGGGCGGCGAAAATGAAGACTGGCCTATCGAAGATAGCGATAGCCGTTCTTACTCTATTTATGACAATTAATTAATTACAAAAATGAACAAACCAGGTGAAATTCGGCTGTTAGCCTTGGGGTTGATTCGAGATGGCGATCGCATCTTTGTTTCTGAAGGCTACGACCCCGTAAAACAAGAAACATTTTATCGCGCTTTGGGTGGTGGGGTTGACTTCGGCGAAACCAGTCGTGCAGCTTTAGAACGAGAATTTCAAGAAGAAATTCAAGCAGATTTAACAAATATTCGCTATTTAGGTTGTATCGAAAACTTGTTTACATTTAATGGTAGACAAGGGCATGAAATTATTCAGCTGTATCAATGTGATTTTGCTGACCCCAAGTTTTACCAATTAGAAAGCTTAATATTTTCTGAGTCAGAAACTCATAAACACAAAGCACTTTGGATAGACATTGCTCGTTTCAAATCTGGGAAGTTTAGATTAGTGCCGGAAGTGTTTTTTGAATACTTGTAAATATTGGGGCAATTTTTTTATAAAAACAATATTACAAGAAGCAAGAGAATTAGTGTTGTGCCTTATATTCACGCAAAACATCTTCGTCGCTAAGTTCGTTGGCATCAAGAACATTGGTGGCAAGAATAAACCTACCAGCCTGTTCTCTGGCAATGGTAATTACAGTTTCTTTGGGTATAATTTCAGCTTGAATTTGGTAAATTAGGGTAGGTTGAGAATCCTTATGGGGCAATACGATATCCTGGGATTTTAGTTGGTATAAATGCATCAATACTGATATTTCCTAACAGTTCTTTGGCAGCAGTTAGGGTTGCAGAAACTCGAGATACCCATTTTAATGAGATCATCATCTGCAAATTATCTTCAGTGTAAAGGGCTGCATCGGCAACAAATAAACCGTCTATTTGCCATTGTTTGTGGAAGTCAGTAATGAGTTTTCCAAACATGGCTGAATCTACTTCATTCCCATCTGCAACTCTTAAATATAAGGGTATATCTCCATCTCCACTACACATCAGGTAAAGGATAAATTGTTTCAAATCTGGTCGATGATCTCTAGAATAACCATATGTAATTGTAATTAATCCTGATTCGGCTTCGGCTTCATCATCAGTATCAGTTTGATAATTTACATGTACAGCAAATGAACTAGAATCCAGGTGGAAGCTGTCCATTTTCACTCCAAATTTACCTGCTGCTGATAGTGCAACTCGGATGAAAATTTCCGTTAATCCTGCATCATACAGTTTGTCTAAAACTCTTCCTAAGCGGTCATCGTTTAAATGTTCTGGTTGTATCCCCTCTCCCAATAAATGTTCGGTCGCAATCCCTTCAAAAAATTTCTCAAATAGATATAGTGGCGCACTGACAAAGCCTAAACCGTTGATAATCATTGCTTTGATCACCTGACCTGCACTGATGATTTCTTGAGGATGAGTTCCAAGTAGTTGGTCAATTTGCTCAACCAAACCCATTTCATCAATAATCCCTGCCACTATGCCCAAGTGATCGATATCTTGTACTTTGATTTGTGATGCTGAAACACTCATTTTTCAAAAATACAACATTTTGCAATTACACCTGCGGAATGTAGTACTTTGTCAAGATAATTTTGCTGGGTTAATGTGAAAAAGTCCAGTTCTTTTCTCCCCCTGCTTTCCCTGCTTCCCCTGCTTCCCCTGCCTGCCTCCACCTGTCATTTTTGGGTTGACAGACCAGTAGGTTTAATTCCTTGTTTCAGCAAACTTTACCGTCCCATAAAATGAATTTCCCGTTGTTAGTGTACTAACAACGGGAAATAATACAATTTTCTGTAAATTATCTAGAGGCGACTTGTGGCCCTGCCCAAACTTCTGTAACTTTTTGACCAAAGGTAATTGGTTGATCTGTATCTGTGGTATTTACTGTCTTACCGTCAGTACCAACTTGTACTAAAGGCCAATTCTCTTCACCTATTTCACCTGCACGAAACAAAACACGATCTGGTTGATTTTTACTCCAACCTAACAACACCGCAATCTTTTCATGTCCATCTTTTTCTTGAGATGGGGCAACAGTATTTGCATGATCTTTGTGACGATCCCAAATTACTGCTTGATCTGTAGCATCACCTGTGTTGAATACCCCTTCAAATTTACGTGCTAAAAAGCGATCGCTTTTTTCTGACCAGCTCACAGGAACTAATACCCCTATTTTACCATTTTTATCGTCTTGTTCTGACAAGGAAACATTTGTGGTTAATAAGGGATCATTTACAGAAGCAGTAGAAGCCATCACCCGCAACTTCTTGGTTTGCTGATCTTCTACAAATAAAACACTAGTAACTCTACTGTTATACATTTCGGGTTTTACTTCCATTTGTACCCTGCTATAAACCGCATACCTTCCATCAGGAGAAATCACAGGCACACTACGGTAATAGCGCACTCCAGAATTACCTTTAGTACCAATAGTTTCCTGAGTTGCTACAATCCATTTCCAAGGAATCGGATGAGGACTTCCTATGGGATCTGCTTGTACTGATTGTTCTTCATCAGGTTGTTCTGTGACAGGTGCTTCCGTTGTAGAGTTTGGTTGTGATTCTGTCAGAATTGGTGCTACTGGCGTAACGTGAACTGCTGCTAATGATTTTGTAACAGGAACTTTTTTTGACAGAGAATTATTTTCTTTTGCCAAAGATTGAATTTTTGCAGCTTTTAATTTTTGTACTAAATTTAATTTATTAACAGGAATCTCTGGAATTGGCGCAAGTTCCACTGCTGCTAATGTATCAGCAGCAGTTAAATT contains the following coding sequences:
- a CDS encoding ATP-binding protein, whose amino-acid sequence is MVPPHLTLSPELFARAFPFHFAFNRKREILQAGDVLERVSSSSLVGSQIEQHFNINRPNIAVDFDTINKKSRSLFLLEFIHNGMHLKGQMIYQQDQEVIFFLGSPWVTDTASLAPLGIKLKDFAIHDPITDFLFLLQAKNAALADTEKLTTELTHQRTELQSTLKIKEHLTKIAQMQAQKLEQSLEELQKTQAQLIQAEKMSSLGQLVAGIAHEINNPVNFIYGNLKYINDYTKDLLKLVLLYQKFYKNPEPEIQSFIKVIDLDFVLDDLPKIINSMQVGTERITEIVLSLRNFSRLDEADMKRVDIHQGIDSTLLILQSRLKEKAEHCKIEVVNNYGNLPLVDCYPGQLNQVFMNILSNAIDALDSRNSECSITEIRDNPNKITITTEVLKTNCIAVRIADNGLGMTEAVKKRLFDPFFTTKPVGKGTGLGLSISYQIVVEKHKGKLKCVSQLGKGTEFCIEIPLSTNDQAANYFQSLSLV
- a CDS encoding DUF3531 family protein; translated protein: MQIQFREFNPFDVWIWLKFSTIPSGQEKQYVEEVFNSWFYLGKLGAFNAENLQVQETGVDLSYTPYDPQGYDKSLLALMHNMGELEYEGQWARCWFDLGTSDAIALDILINALTQLSEEYVAIEELYLGGENEDWPIEDSDSRSYSIYDN
- a CDS encoding NUDIX hydrolase, whose product is MNKPGEIRLLALGLIRDGDRIFVSEGYDPVKQETFYRALGGGVDFGETSRAALEREFQEEIQADLTNIRYLGCIENLFTFNGRQGHEIIQLYQCDFADPKFYQLESLIFSESETHKHKALWIDIARFKSGKFRLVPEVFFEYL